From the genome of Geminocystis herdmanii PCC 6308, one region includes:
- a CDS encoding R3H domain-containing nucleic acid-binding protein: MEEKLPQHRMQITDDLDKLLQILPLTIRQSVEQHPQKSSLIEIVLDLGRKPEARFSGHSSYLSENLVSREDLEHCVARVGHFSADNRAGIECTLHRISAIRNRQGHIIGLTCRIGRAVFGTILMIRELVESGQSILLLGRPGVGKTTALREIARVLADELEKRVVIIDTSNEIAGDGDVPHPAIGRARRMQVAHPELQHQVMIEAVENHMPEVIIIDEIGTELEAQAARTIAERGVQLVGTAHGNYLENLIKNPTLSDLIGGIQSVTLGDEEARRRGSQKTVLERKAPPTFQIAVEMWERQKWVVHEEVAQTVDHLLRGRQPIPQLRQVNDAGEVSITRDPSIAPQTELTTVQSLVEIPSKPSGLRASGKMLPISLPHQQPNLEFEEMLDKSWYQGDMVTEKVRIPGPNGEDFPIYVYPYGIGRSQLEQVIGVLKMPIVLTKDLDDADAVLALRSQVKHHSKLMQLAKDRQVPIHSIKSNSIPQITRTLRQLINMDNPDNETEDLRLFTKAGNDDEIEALEEARLAVEQIVIPQGQPVELLPRNPKVRKMQHELIEHYRLRSDSFGDEPNRRLRIYPA; the protein is encoded by the coding sequence ATGGAAGAAAAACTCCCCCAACACCGAATGCAGATTACGGACGATTTGGATAAATTATTACAAATTTTGCCTCTGACAATTCGTCAATCTGTAGAACAACATCCTCAGAAAAGTTCTTTAATTGAGATAGTTTTAGACTTGGGGAGAAAGCCCGAAGCGAGATTTTCTGGGCATAGTTCTTATTTAAGCGAAAATTTAGTCAGTCGAGAAGATTTAGAACATTGTGTGGCTAGAGTTGGTCATTTTAGCGCCGATAATCGAGCCGGAATTGAGTGTACTTTACACCGTATCAGTGCCATTCGTAACCGTCAAGGTCATATTATTGGTTTGACTTGTCGTATTGGTAGAGCGGTTTTTGGCACTATTTTGATGATTCGAGAATTAGTGGAAAGTGGTCAATCTATTTTACTATTAGGTCGCCCCGGAGTGGGCAAAACTACCGCTTTACGAGAAATTGCTAGGGTTTTGGCGGACGAGTTAGAGAAAAGAGTTGTCATTATTGATACTTCTAACGAAATTGCAGGGGATGGAGATGTGCCTCATCCTGCCATCGGTAGAGCTAGAAGGATGCAGGTTGCACATCCTGAATTACAACATCAAGTGATGATTGAGGCGGTGGAAAATCATATGCCAGAGGTGATTATCATTGATGAAATTGGCACAGAATTAGAGGCTCAAGCCGCTCGTACCATCGCCGAAAGGGGTGTGCAGTTAGTGGGTACTGCTCACGGTAACTATTTAGAAAACTTGATCAAAAACCCAACTTTATCTGACTTAATCGGTGGGATTCAATCCGTCACCCTAGGGGATGAGGAAGCCCGTCGTCGTGGCTCTCAAAAGACGGTTTTAGAACGAAAAGCTCCTCCTACTTTTCAGATTGCGGTGGAAATGTGGGAGCGTCAAAAATGGGTAGTCCATGAAGAAGTTGCCCAAACCGTTGATCATCTTTTACGGGGAAGACAGCCCATTCCTCAGTTACGTCAAGTTAATGATGCTGGGGAGGTTTCCATTACGAGAGACCCTTCGATCGCACCACAAACAGAATTAACTACGGTACAAAGTTTAGTAGAAATTCCTTCTAAACCTAGCGGTTTAAGAGCAAGTGGTAAGATGCTCCCGATTTCCTTACCTCATCAACAACCTAATTTAGAATTTGAGGAAATGTTGGATAAGTCTTGGTATCAAGGGGATATGGTAACGGAAAAAGTCCGCATTCCAGGACCAAATGGAGAGGATTTTCCCATTTACGTTTATCCTTATGGTATCGGTCGATCGCAGTTAGAACAAGTCATTGGCGTGTTAAAAATGCCCATTGTCTTAACGAAGGATTTAGATGACGCTGATGCTGTGTTAGCACTTCGATCGCAAGTCAAACACCATTCTAAGTTAATGCAATTAGCAAAAGATCGACAAGTACCCATTCACAGCATTAAATCGAACAGCATTCCTCAGATTACCCGTACTTTACGACAGTTAATCAATATGGACAACCCTGACAATGAAACGGAGGATTTAAGGCTATTTACCAAAGCGGGAAATGATGACGAAATCGAAGCCTTAGAAGAAGCACGGTTAGCTGTAGAACAAATTGTCATACCCCAAGGGCAACCTGTGGAGTTATTGCCACGAAATCCGAAAGTCCGAAAAATGCAACATGAACTCATTGAACATTATAGACTTCGATCGGACAGTTTTGGTGATGAGCCTAATCGTCGTTTGCGTATCTATCCTGCTTAA
- a CDS encoding SIMPL domain-containing protein, with product MSKSVYFRHLSTLFISIGCIGYISLAPMSLVLAQERILRTITVTGNGVERINATIANVQLGVEIEGKNANEIQQEVAKRTTSLVELLKSSNVEKLKTTGIQLRPNYNYNNNQRELTGYVATNLVTFQLPIDRVGSLLDNSVKVGATRIDNVSLTATETAIAQAQKQALGKATLDAQQQAEAVLNVLNLKAQEIITINVNGANAPTPIMREAMMDKIASSMPSTPVIAGEQEVNASVTLQIRY from the coding sequence ATGTCAAAATCAGTTTATTTTCGTCATCTATCAACATTGTTCATTTCGATCGGATGTATCGGTTATATTAGTTTAGCACCGATGTCTCTCGTATTAGCCCAAGAAAGAATTTTGAGAACTATTACCGTTACGGGAAATGGAGTAGAAAGGATAAACGCCACCATTGCTAATGTACAATTGGGAGTGGAAATTGAAGGTAAAAACGCCAATGAAATTCAGCAAGAAGTAGCTAAACGCACCACTTCTTTAGTAGAGTTATTAAAATCTAGTAATGTAGAAAAGCTAAAAACTACGGGAATTCAATTACGCCCCAACTATAATTACAATAATAATCAAAGAGAATTAACGGGTTATGTTGCCACTAATTTAGTGACTTTTCAGTTGCCGATCGATCGAGTGGGTAGTTTATTAGATAATAGTGTTAAAGTAGGTGCGACTCGTATCGATAATGTGAGTTTAACCGCCACAGAAACAGCTATTGCCCAAGCTCAAAAACAAGCATTAGGCAAAGCCACCCTTGACGCACAACAACAGGCAGAAGCGGTGTTAAACGTATTGAATTTAAAAGCTCAGGAAATTATTACCATTAATGTCAATGGTGCCAATGCTCCAACTCCCATTATGAGAGAGGCAATGATGGATAAAATAGCTTCAAGTATGCCTAGTACCCCTGTAATTGCAGGAGAGCAAGAAGTAAATGCTTCTGTAACTCTGCAAATTCGTTATTAA
- the pruA gene encoding L-glutamate gamma-semialdehyde dehydrogenase — protein sequence MVVSVNSVSTYEETTQSIARDLIQATRQKGNIFKQLKEQMQFDDKLMNWTMSNPGLRVQLFRFIDALPALRSNSEIARHLQQYLTTEEVELPDALKGILNFTEPNSPPAQIASATITKAVETLAYKYISGETIKEVIKAVEKMRKEKMCFSIDLLGEAVITEVEAESYLQNYLDLITQLSNQAQKWGNIPEIDQADGENLSKVQVSVKLTAFYSQFDPVDPEGAKLKVYDRIRTLLRHAKEHNTSIHFDIEQYTYKDVVINLLRELLMEEEFKTRTDIGVTLQGYLRDSEKDLNDWITWAKKRGNPITIRLVKGAYWDQETIKSRQNHWQQPVFNDKAETDINYEKLTRLLLENHDYLNSAIASHNVRTQANAIAIAETLKIPKRKFECQILYGMGETLARAIVKRGHRVRVYAPYGQLLPGMAYLIRRLLENTANSSFLRQNAEEKPIDELVAPPTIPPNPPFKGGSNGFQGAPDTDYGRESNLTKARQGLTIVHNQLGKTYLPLINGKYVETEEYIDSVNPSNPAEVVGKIGLISLSQADEAMESAKQAFKTWSKTPAKQRADILRKAGDIMEAKRHELTAWMCYEVGKIIKEGDPEVSEAIDFCRYYADEMERLDRGYNYDVAGENDRYFYQPRGIALIVSPWNFPFAISTGMTVAALVAGNCALLKPAATSTVIGAKIAEILTEAGIPDGVFQYIPGKGSVVGDYLVKHPDIHLIAFTGSREVGCKIYADASIVQPKQKHLKRVIAEMGGKNAIIIDESADLDQAVAGVVQSAFGFSGQKCSACSRAIVLSTVYDTFVERLTEAVKSINVGDAKNPSTKVGPVIDATAQKRILEYIEQGKQEGKLAIQVATPENGYFVPPTVIIDIPENATIAQEEIFGPVLAVIKADNFDRALEIANGTDYALTGGLYSRTPDHIDRAYKEFEVGNVYINRGITGAIVARQPFGGFKLSGVGSKAGGPDYLLQFLEPRVVTENIQRQGFAPIEGADN from the coding sequence ATGGTAGTTTCAGTAAATAGTGTCTCGACATACGAGGAAACAACACAATCGATCGCACGGGATTTAATCCAAGCCACAAGGCAGAAAGGCAATATTTTCAAGCAACTCAAAGAACAAATGCAGTTCGATGATAAACTCATGAATTGGACAATGAGTAACCCCGGTTTAAGGGTACAGTTGTTTAGATTTATCGATGCGTTACCTGCATTGAGGAGTAACAGCGAAATTGCTCGTCATTTACAACAGTATTTAACCACCGAAGAAGTAGAACTACCAGACGCTCTCAAAGGTATTCTTAATTTTACTGAACCTAACTCTCCTCCTGCTCAAATTGCCTCTGCAACCATCACCAAAGCTGTAGAAACCCTAGCCTATAAATACATTTCAGGGGAAACCATCAAAGAGGTAATCAAAGCCGTTGAGAAAATGCGCAAAGAGAAAATGTGCTTTTCGATCGATCTCTTAGGGGAAGCAGTTATAACAGAGGTAGAAGCGGAATCTTATCTACAAAACTACCTTGATTTAATTACTCAATTAAGCAATCAAGCTCAAAAATGGGGCAATATTCCAGAAATTGACCAAGCTGACGGGGAAAATCTCTCTAAAGTGCAAGTATCCGTCAAATTAACCGCTTTTTACTCCCAATTTGACCCCGTTGATCCTGAAGGTGCTAAACTCAAAGTGTACGATCGAATCCGCACGTTATTACGCCACGCTAAAGAGCATAACACATCAATTCACTTCGATATTGAGCAATACACTTACAAAGATGTAGTTATTAACCTTCTGCGAGAGTTGTTGATGGAAGAAGAATTTAAGACACGCACTGATATTGGCGTAACTTTACAAGGTTATCTGCGAGACTCCGAAAAAGATTTAAACGACTGGATTACATGGGCAAAAAAACGAGGTAATCCCATTACTATTAGACTGGTGAAGGGGGCATATTGGGATCAAGAAACCATCAAATCTCGTCAAAATCACTGGCAACAGCCCGTATTTAACGATAAAGCGGAAACAGACATCAATTATGAAAAGTTAACTCGTCTTCTCCTCGAAAATCACGATTATTTAAACAGCGCCATCGCCTCCCATAATGTACGCACTCAGGCAAATGCCATTGCTATTGCTGAAACTCTCAAAATCCCTAAACGCAAGTTTGAGTGTCAAATCCTCTACGGCATGGGGGAAACTTTAGCCCGTGCGATCGTCAAAAGAGGGCATAGAGTGAGGGTTTATGCACCCTACGGGCAGTTATTACCCGGTATGGCTTATCTTATCCGCCGTTTACTCGAAAATACCGCCAATAGCTCCTTTTTACGCCAAAATGCGGAGGAAAAACCCATTGATGAATTAGTCGCACCTCCAACTATCCCCCCCAACCCCCCTTTCAAAGGGGGGAGTAATGGCTTTCAGGGCGCACCCGATACGGATTATGGAAGGGAGTCTAACTTGACAAAAGCTCGACAAGGGTTGACTATAGTTCACAATCAGCTAGGTAAAACTTATCTACCCTTGATTAATGGTAAGTATGTAGAAACTGAGGAATATATCGACTCGGTTAACCCTTCTAATCCTGCGGAAGTTGTGGGCAAAATTGGCTTAATTTCCCTCTCTCAAGCGGATGAGGCGATGGAATCAGCAAAACAGGCTTTCAAAACATGGAGTAAAACCCCTGCAAAACAACGGGCGGATATTTTACGCAAAGCTGGGGATATTATGGAGGCAAAACGCCATGAATTAACTGCTTGGATGTGCTATGAAGTTGGTAAAATAATTAAAGAAGGTGATCCTGAAGTATCTGAAGCTATTGATTTTTGCCGTTATTATGCTGATGAAATGGAAAGGCTCGATCGAGGTTATAATTATGATGTAGCAGGAGAAAACGATCGATATTTTTATCAACCCCGTGGCATTGCCTTAATCGTTTCCCCTTGGAATTTCCCCTTTGCTATCTCTACAGGGATGACAGTCGCCGCCTTAGTCGCAGGAAATTGTGCCTTACTCAAACCTGCCGCTACTAGCACGGTAATTGGAGCGAAAATTGCGGAAATTTTGACAGAAGCGGGGATTCCTGACGGAGTTTTCCAATATATACCCGGTAAAGGTTCGGTTGTGGGCGATTATCTCGTTAAACATCCTGATATTCACCTTATCGCTTTTACGGGTTCAAGGGAAGTGGGTTGTAAAATTTATGCCGATGCGTCTATCGTGCAACCCAAGCAAAAACACCTTAAACGAGTTATTGCAGAAATGGGGGGTAAGAATGCCATTATTATTGATGAAAGTGCGGATTTAGATCAAGCGGTGGCTGGAGTTGTACAATCTGCCTTCGGTTTCAGTGGACAAAAATGTTCTGCTTGTAGTCGTGCCATCGTGCTTTCTACCGTCTATGATACCTTTGTGGAGAGATTGACAGAAGCAGTTAAGTCTATTAACGTGGGAGATGCTAAAAATCCTAGCACGAAAGTCGGTCCTGTCATCGATGCTACCGCCCAAAAACGTATTTTAGAATATATTGAGCAGGGTAAACAAGAAGGCAAGTTAGCCATTCAAGTAGCGACTCCTGAAAACGGTTATTTTGTACCGCCAACGGTAATTATTGATATTCCTGAAAATGCAACTATTGCCCAAGAGGAGATTTTTGGACCTGTATTAGCTGTAATCAAAGCTGACAATTTCGATCGAGCCTTAGAAATCGCTAATGGTACGGATTACGCTCTCACAGGGGGCTTATATTCTCGTACTCCTGATCACATCGATCGAGCTTACAAAGAATTTGAGGTAGGCAACGTTTATATTAATCGTGGTATTACAGGTGCGATCGTCGCTCGTCAACCCTTCGGCGGTTTTAAATTGTCAGGGGTAGGCTCAAAAGCAGGAGGACCTGATTATCTGTTACAATTTTTAGAGCCTCGTGTAGTGACAGAAAATATCCAACGACAGGGATTTGCACCCATCGAAGGAGCGGATAATTAG
- the hmpF gene encoding pilus motility taxis protein HmpF has protein sequence MLYLAEVKVQNRGFVGGYKTELKLLASQGADQTWNRVVGEEIVTTDAIGDQSVKGTLYIVNVDNKQVSGTPELAGSRIVNYFAHFSRTLEKSKEQEIEIEEWKTSLRIQGEEIAKRQAELDQVQQLLQQQEEEFTQLEKEKENLSGAWEELREQQRLIAENKSSQGEIQNKLNSILGEFSDGTLGGNNIKQVFSSVNTQQQLLDKYWQSVDEVRNVLQQKQQELGQKKQYLEQSRQELQSVQNNLQKTIVGLQSEQTLLQEKEEFLRQLNVYLEAIARLDQEVSFLADDVDDMDIDFQGLESMPLGNLEEIVNTIQQETAKLVNFVNLQEEELTLQGDEVKEIQGKLDRATEMERYSLETELADSQEAMKLLNETLVGQRRTLKKQQKMLNEHFKILSRRKGVMDVDFGQTVNLKPMLGEIETQRNLIQYHRDKLNQEVTVLRQSASQVEERVTSQKQQYEQQVTKIHQEEEAYLKLYQEVAHIESQVKFLDQDLHPIQEQLNSIRSYIQSIEQSNQQFTNVFNDLRSMS, from the coding sequence GTGTTGTATCTGGCAGAAGTAAAAGTTCAAAATAGAGGATTCGTTGGTGGCTATAAAACAGAGCTAAAACTATTGGCTTCTCAAGGAGCAGATCAAACGTGGAATCGGGTTGTAGGAGAAGAAATTGTAACTACCGATGCCATTGGAGATCAATCAGTAAAAGGCACTCTTTATATAGTCAATGTCGATAATAAACAAGTAAGCGGTACACCTGAGTTGGCTGGTAGTCGTATCGTTAACTATTTTGCCCATTTTTCTCGTACTTTAGAGAAATCGAAAGAACAAGAAATAGAAATTGAGGAATGGAAAACCTCATTAAGAATTCAAGGAGAGGAGATTGCGAAAAGACAAGCCGAATTAGATCAAGTTCAACAGTTATTACAACAGCAAGAAGAAGAATTTACTCAGTTAGAGAAAGAAAAAGAGAATCTTAGTGGAGCATGGGAAGAATTAAGAGAACAACAAAGATTAATTGCTGAAAATAAAAGTAGTCAAGGGGAAATTCAGAACAAACTAAATTCTATTTTAGGAGAGTTTTCAGATGGTACTTTGGGAGGAAATAATATTAAACAAGTTTTTTCCAGTGTCAATACTCAACAACAATTGTTAGATAAGTATTGGCAAAGTGTTGATGAGGTTAGAAATGTTTTACAACAAAAACAACAGGAATTAGGGCAGAAAAAACAATATTTAGAACAAAGTCGTCAAGAATTACAATCAGTACAAAACAATTTACAAAAAACTATTGTTGGTTTACAATCAGAGCAAACTCTTTTACAGGAAAAAGAAGAGTTTTTGCGACAATTGAATGTATATTTAGAAGCTATTGCTAGACTAGATCAAGAAGTATCTTTCTTAGCTGATGATGTTGATGATATGGACATCGATTTTCAGGGATTAGAAAGTATGCCTTTAGGAAACTTAGAGGAAATAGTCAATACAATACAACAAGAGACAGCAAAATTGGTGAATTTTGTCAATTTGCAGGAAGAAGAATTAACTTTACAAGGAGATGAGGTTAAAGAGATTCAAGGTAAGCTCGATCGAGCGACAGAAATGGAGAGATATTCCTTAGAAACAGAGTTAGCAGACTCCCAAGAGGCAATGAAGTTACTCAATGAGACATTAGTAGGTCAGAGAAGAACATTGAAGAAACAACAAAAAATGTTAAATGAACATTTTAAAATTTTGAGTCGCCGTAAAGGGGTAATGGATGTGGACTTTGGACAAACTGTTAACTTAAAACCCATGTTAGGAGAAATTGAAACTCAACGCAATTTAATTCAATATCATCGGGATAAACTAAATCAAGAAGTAACAGTTTTACGACAAAGTGCCTCTCAAGTTGAAGAACGTGTTACTAGCCAAAAACAACAGTATGAACAACAAGTAACGAAAATTCACCAAGAAGAAGAAGCCTACTTAAAACTCTATCAAGAAGTGGCTCACATTGAATCTCAAGTAAAATTTTTAGATCAAGATTTACATCCTATTCAAGAACAATTAAACAGTATTCGTAGTTACATACAAAGTATAGAGCAATCGAATCAACAATTTACTAATGTATTTAACGATTTACGATCGATGTCTTAG
- the carA gene encoding glutamine-hydrolyzing carbamoyl-phosphate synthase small subunit — translation MSILNFQPAVLVLADGTSYQGYSFGAKGTTFGEVVFNTGMTGYQEVMTDPSYSGQIVTFTYPELGNTGVNLEDEESYKPHVKGIIARNITEIPSNWRSSQSLPDYMIKHKIVGIYGIDTRDLTRRLRSSGAMNGAISSEIIDPDELLVQLQAIPSMAGLNLVKEVTTKEIYEWTQPTSKEWEFSHRTNLAEEKFTVVAVDFGVKRNILHRLASYGCKVIVVPSTTSPEEILQYNPDGIFLSNGPGDPSAVAEGIELAKALLEAQKPMFGICMGHQILGLSLGAQTFKLKFGHRGLNQPCGLKQKVEITSQNHGFAVTEESLGADVEITHLNLNDRTVAGLKHKTLPFFSVQYHPEASPGPHDADYLFEQFVKMMRDSK, via the coding sequence ATGTCTATTTTAAATTTTCAACCGGCGGTGTTAGTCTTAGCTGATGGTACATCCTATCAAGGTTACTCTTTTGGTGCAAAAGGTACAACTTTTGGAGAAGTGGTGTTCAATACTGGAATGACAGGTTATCAAGAAGTGATGACAGATCCTAGCTATTCAGGACAAATCGTTACATTTACCTATCCCGAATTAGGCAATACGGGGGTTAACCTCGAAGATGAAGAATCCTATAAACCTCATGTTAAAGGGATAATCGCTCGAAATATCACAGAAATTCCCAGTAACTGGCGATCGAGCCAATCCTTACCAGATTACATGATCAAACATAAAATAGTGGGAATTTATGGCATTGACACCAGAGACTTAACTCGCAGATTACGATCGTCTGGTGCAATGAATGGAGCAATTTCCAGTGAAATTATCGATCCTGATGAATTATTAGTACAATTACAAGCTATTCCTTCCATGGCAGGATTAAACCTTGTTAAAGAGGTGACTACAAAAGAAATTTATGAGTGGACACAACCCACTTCCAAAGAATGGGAATTTAGTCATCGTACCAATTTAGCCGAAGAAAAATTCACCGTTGTCGCCGTGGATTTTGGAGTCAAACGCAACATTTTGCATCGTTTAGCTAGTTATGGTTGTAAAGTAATCGTTGTCCCCTCTACCACTTCTCCCGAAGAAATCCTCCAATACAATCCCGACGGTATTTTCCTCTCTAATGGACCCGGTGATCCCTCGGCGGTAGCTGAGGGTATTGAACTAGCTAAAGCCTTATTAGAAGCACAAAAACCCATGTTTGGGATATGTATGGGGCATCAGATTCTCGGCTTGTCTTTAGGGGCACAAACTTTTAAACTCAAATTTGGTCATCGAGGCTTAAATCAACCTTGCGGATTAAAACAAAAAGTAGAAATTACCAGTCAAAATCATGGTTTTGCCGTTACAGAAGAATCTTTAGGGGCAGATGTGGAGATTACCCATCTTAATCTGAACGATCGAACCGTAGCAGGATTAAAACATAAAACTTTACCCTTCTTCTCCGTACAATATCACCCCGAAGCCAGTCCGGGTCCCCATGACGCAGACTATTTATTTGAGCAATTCGTTAAAATGATGCGAGACAGTAAGTAA
- a CDS encoding transcriptional repressor: MSLDTTASIKKKLNSRGWRMTPQREKILEVFNTLPQGNHLSAEELYKLLEEEGENISLSTIYRSVKLMTKMRVLRELELAEGHKHYELNHPYPHHHHHIVCVQCNKTIEFQDDSILKHSLKQCQKEEFQLIDCQLTVTTICQEAIEMGWPSTLPSDWCCSRAIADGQHKR; encoded by the coding sequence ATGTCTTTAGATACTACTGCATCCATTAAAAAAAAGCTCAATTCCAGAGGTTGGCGAATGACACCCCAACGGGAAAAAATCCTTGAAGTATTCAATACCTTACCTCAAGGAAATCACCTCAGCGCAGAAGAATTGTATAAATTATTGGAAGAAGAAGGAGAAAACATTAGTTTATCTACTATTTATCGTAGTGTTAAATTAATGACTAAAATGCGTGTGTTGCGAGAGTTAGAATTAGCGGAAGGGCATAAACATTATGAGTTAAATCACCCTTATCCTCATCATCATCATCATATTGTTTGTGTTCAGTGTAATAAGACGATCGAGTTTCAAGATGATTCTATTCTTAAACATAGCCTCAAGCAATGCCAGAAAGAGGAATTTCAATTAATTGATTGCCAGTTAACGGTAACGACAATTTGTCAGGAAGCCATTGAAATGGGATGGCCTTCCACACTACCTTCTGATTGGTGTTGTAGTCGTGCGATCGCTGATGGACAACATAAACGGTAA
- a CDS encoding type II secretion system F family protein yields the protein MATFIVQVKDKAGNILNERVVADSQDEARRILKKRFAAIGKIKKAGMEFDVASIEAAMSKVTVKDKAIFSRQFAVLVNAGVAIIRTLTVLAEQSSNPKFKKALQTISSDVQQGTNLSEAMAKHPDCFDQLYVSMVEAGETGGVLDEVMNRLAKLLEDVARLQNQVKSAMAYPVTVGIFAILAFLGMTIFLIPVFGGIFEGLGAELPALTQFMVDLSGFLRSPKAVIPVIVIWGAFFAFQQYYKTPVGRIQIDTLALKVPIFGDLNEKSAVARFCRVFGTLTRSGVPILQCLDIVQETISNKVIANAVGAAKDAILEGGMLSVAIAEKKVFPSMAIQMMMIGEETGELDSMMMKVADFYEDEVEQAVKALTSVIEPLMMVGIAGMVGTILLSMYLPMFSIFDQLG from the coding sequence ATGGCTACTTTTATTGTTCAAGTTAAAGATAAAGCAGGTAACATCCTCAATGAAAGAGTAGTTGCCGATTCTCAAGACGAAGCCAGAAGAATCCTGAAAAAAAGATTTGCCGCCATCGGTAAAATCAAAAAAGCAGGTATGGAATTTGATGTGGCGAGTATTGAAGCCGCCATGAGTAAAGTGACGGTGAAAGATAAAGCTATTTTTTCCCGTCAATTTGCTGTATTAGTTAACGCTGGGGTTGCCATTATCCGAACCTTAACAGTATTAGCGGAACAATCAAGCAACCCGAAATTTAAAAAAGCCTTACAAACTATTAGTAGTGATGTACAACAGGGTACAAACCTTTCCGAAGCGATGGCGAAACATCCCGATTGTTTTGATCAACTTTACGTTTCTATGGTGGAAGCAGGAGAAACTGGGGGGGTTTTAGATGAAGTAATGAACCGTCTTGCCAAACTTTTGGAAGATGTGGCTCGATTACAAAACCAAGTTAAATCCGCTATGGCTTATCCTGTGACAGTAGGCATTTTTGCGATATTAGCTTTTTTAGGGATGACTATTTTCCTGATTCCTGTCTTTGGAGGTATTTTTGAAGGTTTAGGGGCGGAATTACCTGCATTAACTCAATTTATGGTTGACTTGAGCGGATTTTTAAGAAGTCCTAAAGCTGTGATTCCTGTTATAGTGATTTGGGGTGCTTTTTTTGCGTTTCAACAATATTATAAAACTCCCGTAGGAAGAATACAGATTGATACCTTAGCTTTAAAAGTTCCTATTTTTGGAGATTTGAACGAAAAAAGTGCCGTTGCCCGTTTTTGTCGTGTATTTGGTACTTTAACTCGATCGGGTGTACCCATTCTTCAATGTTTAGATATTGTTCAAGAAACCATCTCTAATAAAGTTATTGCTAACGCCGTAGGTGCGGCGAAGGATGCCATTTTAGAAGGGGGAATGCTTAGTGTTGCCATCGCAGAGAAAAAAGTTTTTCCGTCTATGGCAATTCAAATGATGATGATTGGCGAAGAAACAGGGGAATTAGACTCTATGATGATGAAGGTTGCAGATTTTTATGAAGATGAAGTAGAACAAGCAGTAAAAGCCTTAACTAGCGTTATTGAGCCTCTGATGATGGTGGGTATTGCAGGGATGGTAGGGACAATTCTACTTTCTATGTATTTACCTATGTTCTCTATTTTCGATCAACTTGGCTAG